The proteins below are encoded in one region of Equus przewalskii isolate Varuska chromosome 1, EquPr2, whole genome shotgun sequence:
- the LIPA gene encoding lysosomal acid lipase/cholesteryl ester hydrolase isoform X2 — MLPKSFLGPRPVVFLQHGLLADSSNWVTNLPNSSLGFILADAGFDVWMGNSRGNTWSRKHKTLSVSQDEFWAFSFDEMANYDLPASINFILNKTGQEQVYYVGHSQGTTIGFIAFSRIPELAKKIKMFFALAPVASLEFCTSPMVKLANFPDLLIKDLFGVKEFLPQSKCLKWLSIHVCTHVILKELCGNLFFILCGFNERNLNMSRVAVYTTHSPAGTSVQNMLHWGQAVRLQKFQAFDWGSSTKNYFHYNQSYPPTYNVKDMTVPTAVWSGGHDWLADVKDVNVLLTQITNLVYHKCIPEWEHLDFIWGLDAPWRLYNEMVNLMRKYQGKPDWRKLPSSQ; from the exons ATGCTGCCAAAGTCTTTCCTTG GTCCCAGACCGGTTGTGTTCCTGCAGCACGGCTTGCTGGCAGATTCCAGTAACTGGGTCACAAACCTGCCCaacagcagcctgggcttcattCTGGCAGATGCTGGCTTTGACGTGTGGATGGGGAACAGCAGGGGAAACACCTGGTCTCGGAAACACAAGACTCTTTCGGTTTCTCAGGATGAATTCTGGGCCTTCAG TTTTGATGAGATGGCAAATTATGACCTACCAGCTTCAATTAACTTCATTCTCAATAAAACTGGCCAAGAACAAGTGTATTATGTGGGTCATTCTCAAGGCACCACCATAG GTTTTATAGCATTTTCACGGATACCTGAGCTGgccaaaaagattaaaatgttttttgccCTGGCTCCTGTGGCTTCACTTGAGTTCTGCACTAGCCCTATGGTTAAATTAGCAAACTTTCCAGATCTTCTCATTAAG gaCTTATTTGGGGTCAAAGAATTTCTTCCCCAGAGTAAATGTTTGAAGTGGCTGAGTATCCATGTTTGCACTCATGTCATTCTGAAGGAGCTCTGTGGAAATCTCTTCTTTATTCTGTGTGGATTTaatgagagaaatttaaatatg TCTAGAGTGGCTGTGTATACAACACATTCTCCTGCTGGAACTTCTGTGCAAAACATGTTACACTGGGGCCAG gCTGTTAGACTCCAAAAGTTCCAAGCCTTTGACTGGGGAAGCAGTACcaagaattattttcattataaccAG AGTTACCCTCCGACTTACAATGTGAAAGACATGACCGTGCCAACTGCCGTCTGGAGCGGGGGCCATGACTGGCTCGCGGACGTCAAGGACGTGAATGTCTTACTGACCCAGATCACCAACTTGGTGTACCACAAGTGCATTCCTGAATGGGAGCATCTCGACTTTATCTGGGGTTTGGATGCCCCGTGGCGGCTCTATAATGAAATGGTGAATCTGATGAGGAAATACCAGGGAAAGCCAGACTGGAGAAAGTTACCATCAAGTCAATGA
- the CH25H gene encoding cholesterol 25-hydroxylase — protein MSGHNSSELHVLCSSGQLFLQPLWDSLRTREALTHSPFFPVIFSIATYVGFCLPFVVLDLLCPWVPALRRYKIHPDFLPSARQVLPCLGQTLYQHLVFVFPATLLLWARGPVFLPLEAPELLQLAFHVVFCLLLFDTEFFLWHVLHHKVPWLYRTFHKMHHQNSSSFALATQYMSIWELFSLVFFDIMNVTLLECHPLTILVFHVVNIWLSVEDHSGYDFPWSTHRLVPFGWYGGVAHHDLHHSQFNCNFAPYFTHWDKILGTLRSAHAK, from the coding sequence ATGAGCGGCCACAACAGCTCCGAGCTCCATGTCCTCTGTAGCTCCGGCCAGCTGTTCCTGCAGCCGCTGTGGGACAGCCTGAGGACCCGCGAGGCCCTCACCCACTCGCCCTTCTTCCCTGTGATCTTCTCCATCGCCACTTACGTGGGCTTCTGCCTGCCCTTCGTGGTGCTGGACCTCCTGTGCCCCTGGGTGCCCGCGCTGCGGCGCTACAAGATCCACCCCGACTTCTTGCCCTCGGCGCGCCAggtgctgccctgcctggggcaGACGCTGTACCAGCACTTGGTGTTCGTGTTCCCCGCGACGCTGCTGCTCTGGGCCCGCGGGCCGGTCTTCCTGCCCCTTGAAGCCCCCGAGCTGCTTCAGCTGGCGTTTCACGTCGTGTTCTGCCTGCTGCTGTTCGACACGGAGTTCTTCTTGTGGCACGTCCTGCACCACAAGGTGCCCTGGCTGTACCGGACCTTCCACAAGATGCATCACCAGAATTCGTCCTCGTTCGCGCTGGCCACGCAGTACATGAGCATCTGGGAGCTGTTTTCCTTGGTCTTCTTTGACATCATGAATGTCACGTTGCTCGAGTGCCACCCGCTCACCATCCTGGTCTTCCACGTGGTCAACATCTGGCTGTCGGTGGAGGACCACTCGGGCTACGACTTCCCCTGGTCCACGCACAGACTGGTACCTTTCGGGTGGTACGGGGGCGTGGCCCACCATGACTTGCATCACTCTCAGTTTAACTGCAACTTCGCCCCTTACTTCACACACTGGGACAAAATATTGGGAACTCTGCGGTCTGCTCATGCCAAGTAA